Within the Enterococcus hirae ATCC 9790 genome, the region AGCCGAAGTGAACGATCAATATGATTATATTCTGATTGATTGCCCACCTTCATTAGGTCATTTGACTATTAATTCATTTACAGCTAGCGATTCTATTCTGATCCCAGTGCAATGTGAATATTATGCATTAGAAGGATTGAGTCAATTACTCAATACAGTTCGTTTAGTTCAAAAGCATTTCAATCCAGAATTGGAGATTGAAGGCGTCTTACTTACAATGTATGATGCACGTACGAACTTAGGAAATGAAGTCGTGGAAGAAGTCCGAAAGTATTTCCGTGAGAAGGTCTATGAAACGATTATTCCAAGAAATATTCGTCTTTCAGAAGCACCAAGTCATGGAATGCCGATCATTGATTATGATCCACGTTCTAGAGGAGCTGAAGTTTACCAAGCATTGGCAAAGGAAGTGGTTAACCGTGAAGAAAAGTAAAGGATTAGGACGAGGGATCGATGCGTTATTTCAAGATTTAGAGAATTTAGAAACTGTGGATGTTGAAGATGAAACAGTTGTACAATTACCACTAAACGAATTACGCCCTAACCCTTATCAACCACGTAAAACATTTGAAGAAGTCTCGCTTCAAGAATTGGCAAACTCCATTGAGCAATCAGGCGTGTTTCAACCGATTATCGTCCGTCGTTCGGCAGTAAAAGGATATGAAATCATTGCTGGTGAACGTCGTTTCCGAGCTTCTAAGTTAGCAGAAAAAGCGACCATCCCTGCAATTGTTCGTGACTTTGATGAAGAAGCAATGATGCAAGTCGCTGTTTTGGAAAACTTGCAACGTGAAGACTTGAACCCATTAGAAGAAGCTGAAGCCTATGATATGCTGATGAAAAATCTTAAACTTACGCAAGCAGAAGTAGCGAAACGCTTAGGTAAAAGTCGTCCATATATCGCAAACTATCTCCGACTGTTAACGTTACCTGATTTAGTGAAGGAAATGGTCCAAGATCAACGATTATCGATGGGACAAGCTCGTACCTTATTAGGTCTAAAAAACAAAAGT harbors:
- a CDS encoding ParA family protein, which codes for MAQIISVANQKGGVGKTTTTVNLGACLASLGKRVLLVDMDAQGNATSGVGIRKPDVTQDIYDVLVNELPIAEATLVTEHENLSIVPATLQLAGAEIELTSMMARESRLKGSLAEVNDQYDYILIDCPPSLGHLTINSFTASDSILIPVQCEYYALEGLSQLLNTVRLVQKHFNPELEIEGVLLTMYDARTNLGNEVVEEVRKYFREKVYETIIPRNIRLSEAPSHGMPIIDYDPRSRGAEVYQALAKEVVNREEK
- a CDS encoding ParB/RepB/Spo0J family partition protein; the encoded protein is MKKSKGLGRGIDALFQDLENLETVDVEDETVVQLPLNELRPNPYQPRKTFEEVSLQELANSIEQSGVFQPIIVRRSAVKGYEIIAGERRFRASKLAEKATIPAIVRDFDEEAMMQVAVLENLQREDLNPLEEAEAYDMLMKNLKLTQAEVAKRLGKSRPYIANYLRLLTLPDLVKEMVQDQRLSMGQARTLLGLKNKSLILKLANRAVMENLTVRQLEQIVSQLNQNDGKEKKKIPRLAKEKPYYIRESEDRLMDKFGTSVAIQEKDGKGKIEIEYLSQNDLTRILDILNIQFDEE